A genomic segment from Lagenorhynchus albirostris chromosome X, mLagAlb1.1, whole genome shotgun sequence encodes:
- the CXCR3 gene encoding C-X-C chemokine receptor type 3 codes for MKEGQGERRGGREGSGHKMEALPPVHSPWADGMTQKGEREAAFEKGSYQPSTQAGHLELRGRGLRRKAGQLQGVTFKAFTGSVPSLPPQMSERQEFQVSELDFLLENSSYDYGENDSDPCCASPPCPQDFSLNFDRAFLPVLYSLLFMLGLLGNGAVAAVLLSQRAVLSSTDTFLLHLAVADALLVLTLPLWAVDAAVEWVFGSGLCKVAGALFNINFYAGALLLACISFDRYLSIVHATQLYRRGPPTRVAITCVAVWGLCLLFALPDFIFLSAHHDKRLNATHCQYSFPQVGRTALRILQLVAGFLLPLLVMAYCYARILAVLLVSRGQRRLRAMRLVVVVVVAFALCWTPYHLVVLVDTLMELGAVARNCGRESSVDVAKSVTSGMGYMHCCLNPLLYAFVGVKFRERMWMLLMRLGCPNQRGHQRQPPASRRDSSWSETTEASYSGL; via the exons ATGAAGGAAGggcaaggagagaggagagggggccGGGAGGGCTCTGGGCACAAGATGGAAGCTCTCCCTCCAGTCCACAGTCCCTGGGCCGATGGGATGAcccagaagggagagagagaagcagcctTCGAGAAGGGAAGTTACCAGCCCAGCACCCAGGCCGGGCACCTGGAGCTCAGAGGGCGTGGTTTAagaagaaaggcaggacagttaCAGG GAGTGACTTTTAAGGCCTTCACAGGCTctgtgccctccctccctccacagaTGAGTGAACGCCAAGAGTTCCAAGTCTCGGAGCTTGACTTCCTCCTGGAAAACTCTTCCTATGACTACGGAGAAAACGACAGTGACCCCTGCTgtgcctccccaccctgcccgcAGGACTTCAGCCTCAACTTCGACCGGGCCTTCCTGCCCGTCCTCTACAGCCTCCTCTTCATGCTGGGGCTGCTGGGCAATGGCGCCGTGGCGGCCGTGCTGCTGAGCCAGCGGGCGGTCCTGAGCAGCACCGACACCTTCCTGCTGCACTTGGCCGTGGCTGACGCACTGCTGGTGCTGACGCTCCCGCTCTGGGCGGTGGACGCAGCCGTCGAGTGGGTCTTCGGCTCTGGCCTCTGCAAAGTGGCGGGTGCCCTCTTCAACATCAACTTCTACGCAGGGGCCCTCCTGCTGGCCTGCATCAGCTTCGATCGGTACCTGAGCATCGTGCACGCCACCCAGCTCTACCGCCGGGGTCCCCCGACCCGCGTGGCCATCACCTGTGTGGCGGTCTGGGGGCTCTGTCTGCTCTTTGCACTCCCGGACTTCATCTTCCTGTCCGCCCACCACGACAAGCGCCTCAACGCCACCCACTGCCAGTACAGCTTCCCGCAGGTGGGCCGCACGGCCCTGCGCATTCTGCAGCTGGTCGCCGGTTTCCTGCTGCCGCTGCTGGTCATGGCCTATTGCTATGCCCGCATCCTGGCTGTGCTGCTGGTCTCCAGGGGCCAGCGGCGGCTCAGAGCCAtgaggctggtggtggtggtggtggtggccttTGCCCTCTGCTGGACCCCCTACCACCTGGTGGTGCTGGTGGACACCCTCATGGAGCTGGGGGCCGTGGCCCGCAACTGTGGCCGAGAAAGCAGTGTGGACGTGGCCAAGTCGGTCACATCGGGCATGGGCTACATGCACTGCTGCCTCAACCCTCTGCTCTATGCCTTTGTGGGTGTCAAGTTCCGAGAGCGGATGTGGATGCTACTCATGCGCCTGGGCTGCCCCAACCAGAGGGGCCACCAGCGGCAGCCTCCGGCTTCCCGCCGGGATTCATCCTGGTCTGAGACCACAGAGGCCTCCTACTCAGGCTTGTGA